Proteins found in one Hymenobacter sp. YIM 151500-1 genomic segment:
- a CDS encoding multicopper oxidase domain-containing protein, with protein sequence MLLTMLAAALQAHAQHMPGMPMPQDKQPYLTQSAPPAQQTQGIVVVPRTSYVGKRVEYDLYVEDRLVNFTGRMRHAIGVNGQIPAPTLRFNEGDTAVIRVHNQMAMETSVHWHGLLVPNQYDGVPYLNTPPIKPGTVHTYTFPLRQSGTYWYHSHTMLQEQEGLYGSIVVQPKEIQYQLKEYVLVLSDWTDHRPKEVLRYLKRAGEWFAVQKGATQSYGEALAAGYFKDKLKQEWQRMPAMDVTDVFYNKFLMNGQELNYFRDAKPGEVVRLRVINGSASSYFKLQYAGGPMQVIAADGINVEPFPTSKLEIATAETYDLLITVPSMGAAELRATSSDVTGYTSGYFGQGEPMRAPDLPKLNYFQMTREMNSMGNMSGMQMGGAGQMDTKDASNGHAGQEMNMGNHAASGTPAKPGSGSMPGMDMRHGTAPASSTAPPRNRPMNMQEKGDMGMGSLQDSGDMGGMNMAGMQMGSMSMGGDFNYNQLRALNPTTLDSTKQWREIHLTLTGNMLRYVWSFDNRTLSESDNIPIRKGENVRMVFQNMTMMRHPLHLHGHFFRLVNAQGAYSPMKHTFDIQSMGKVTIEFDANEDQDWFFHCHTLYHMMSGMARVISYEGSPQNEFARTGYRHLKREDNRLYPWADVAVHSQGAFLEANLSNNKNALEFEGRLNYQGNYETETHLLRYLDKRQFLAAFVGYDLRDNKTLRSASDAEGGNRRTPENNRNFRRQAEVGVYYMLPLLVRAELRTDLTGQVRAQLERRDLPLSNNLFLDIRGNTDREFTLGVRYMVSKYASLSTNYDNQYGWGAGLTFHY encoded by the coding sequence ATGTTACTCACGATGTTGGCTGCGGCCCTGCAGGCCCACGCGCAACACATGCCGGGCATGCCGATGCCGCAGGACAAGCAGCCCTACCTTACCCAATCGGCCCCGCCCGCGCAGCAAACCCAGGGCATTGTCGTCGTGCCCCGGACCAGCTACGTGGGCAAGCGGGTGGAGTACGACCTGTACGTGGAAGACCGGCTGGTCAATTTCACCGGCCGCATGCGCCACGCCATCGGCGTCAACGGTCAGATTCCAGCCCCCACGCTGCGCTTCAACGAAGGTGACACGGCCGTTATCCGGGTGCACAATCAGATGGCAATGGAAACCTCCGTGCACTGGCACGGCCTGCTGGTACCCAACCAGTATGATGGCGTGCCTTACCTGAATACTCCACCCATCAAGCCCGGCACCGTACACACCTACACGTTTCCGCTGCGGCAAAGCGGTACCTACTGGTACCACTCGCACACCATGCTGCAGGAGCAGGAGGGACTCTACGGCTCCATCGTGGTGCAACCCAAAGAAATCCAGTATCAGCTGAAAGAGTACGTGCTCGTGCTTTCCGACTGGACCGACCACCGACCCAAGGAAGTATTGCGCTACCTCAAGCGCGCCGGCGAGTGGTTTGCCGTGCAGAAAGGTGCCACCCAGAGCTACGGCGAGGCGCTGGCCGCCGGCTACTTCAAAGACAAGCTTAAGCAGGAGTGGCAGCGCATGCCGGCCATGGACGTGACGGACGTATTCTACAACAAGTTTCTCATGAACGGGCAAGAGCTCAACTATTTCCGGGACGCCAAGCCCGGCGAAGTAGTGCGCTTGCGCGTCATCAACGGCAGTGCCTCCTCCTACTTCAAGCTCCAGTACGCCGGCGGGCCGATGCAGGTCATTGCGGCCGACGGCATCAACGTGGAGCCCTTTCCGACCAGCAAACTGGAAATTGCCACCGCCGAAACGTACGACCTGCTCATCACCGTGCCCTCGATGGGCGCGGCCGAACTGCGGGCTACCTCGTCCGACGTCACGGGCTACACCTCCGGGTACTTCGGTCAGGGTGAGCCCATGCGTGCACCCGATTTGCCCAAGCTCAACTACTTCCAGATGACGCGGGAAATGAACAGCATGGGCAACATGAGCGGCATGCAAATGGGCGGCGCCGGCCAAATGGATACCAAGGACGCTTCCAACGGCCACGCTGGGCAGGAAATGAACATGGGCAACCACGCAGCGAGCGGTACACCCGCAAAACCGGGCAGCGGCAGTATGCCGGGCATGGACATGCGGCACGGCACGGCGCCGGCCAGCTCGACGGCACCGCCCCGCAACCGCCCGATGAACATGCAGGAAAAGGGTGACATGGGCATGGGCAGCCTCCAGGACTCGGGCGACATGGGCGGGATGAATATGGCCGGCATGCAGATGGGCAGCATGAGCATGGGCGGGGACTTCAACTACAACCAGCTGCGGGCCTTGAACCCTACCACCCTGGACTCGACAAAGCAGTGGCGCGAAATCCACCTGACGCTGACTGGCAATATGCTGCGCTACGTCTGGTCCTTCGACAATCGAACCCTCTCCGAGTCCGACAACATTCCTATTCGCAAGGGAGAAAACGTGCGCATGGTCTTTCAAAACATGACCATGATGCGCCACCCGCTGCACCTGCACGGCCACTTTTTCCGGCTGGTCAACGCGCAGGGCGCTTACTCGCCCATGAAGCACACGTTCGACATTCAATCCATGGGCAAGGTCACCATCGAGTTTGACGCCAACGAGGACCAGGACTGGTTTTTTCACTGCCACACCCTCTACCACATGATGTCGGGCATGGCCCGCGTCATCAGCTACGAGGGCAGCCCGCAAAACGAGTTTGCCCGTACCGGCTACCGCCACCTCAAGCGCGAGGACAACCGGCTCTACCCGTGGGCTGATGTGGCCGTGCACTCGCAGGGGGCGTTTCTCGAAGCCAACCTGTCCAACAATAAGAATGCCCTCGAATTCGAGGGCCGGCTCAACTACCAGGGCAACTACGAAACGGAAACCCACCTGCTGCGCTACCTCGACAAGCGGCAGTTTCTGGCCGCTTTCGTGGGCTATGACCTGCGCGACAACAAAACCCTGCGCTCGGCCAGCGACGCCGAAGGGGGGAACCGCCGCACCCCGGAAAACAACCGCAACTTCCGCCGCCAGGCCGAAGTGGGGGTGTACTACATGCTTCCCCTGCTCGTGCGCGCCGAGCTGCGCACCGACCTCACCGGCCAGGTTCGGGCGCAGCTGGAGCGGCGCGACTTGCCCTTGAGCAATAACCTCTTCTTAGACATCCGCGGCAATACCGACCGCGAGTTCACGCTGGGCGTCCGCTATATGGTCAGCAAGTACGCCTCGCTCAGCACCAACTATGATAACCAATACGGCTGGGGCGCGGGCCTCACGTTCCACTATTAA
- a CDS encoding DUF305 domain-containing protein: MNKGSYSKFFLMLAASFVVMHLITYLNTYEWDHIYFSINRFYMTTLMVAAMGLLMLAFMAHMYPDKGKNRLIAVGCVAVFAAVLAMLRNQVLVNDTRFMQSMIPHHSIAILVSKRATIKDPEVRTLADSIISAQQREIGQMKRMLHRLQQQ, from the coding sequence ATGAACAAGGGCAGCTACTCCAAATTCTTTCTGATGCTCGCCGCATCATTTGTCGTGATGCATCTCATCACCTACCTGAACACCTACGAGTGGGACCATATCTACTTCAGCATCAACCGCTTTTACATGACCACGCTTATGGTAGCAGCTATGGGGCTGCTCATGCTGGCCTTCATGGCGCACATGTACCCCGACAAAGGCAAAAACCGCTTGATTGCCGTGGGCTGCGTGGCCGTGTTTGCCGCAGTGCTGGCCATGCTGCGCAACCAGGTGCTGGTGAACGACACACGCTTCATGCAATCCATGATTCCGCACCACTCCATTGCCATCCTGGTCAGCAAGCGGGCCACCATTAAGGACCCCGAAGTGCGCACCCTGGCCGACAGCATCATCAGCGCCCAGCAGCGCGAGATTGGCCAGATGAAACGCATGCTGCATCGCTTGCAGCAGCAGTAG
- a CDS encoding DUF6122 family protein, translated as MPSPARKFLSAQTLVHYGLHFVFPVVLALVLFPLAWQAAYLMMVATMLIDLDHLLAKPIFDPLRCSVGFHPLHSFYAIPVYALLLLLPAAQPVAVGLLFHLFTDTVDCVWNFSHCHACYLNSRLYALHHWMRKLLRRSPPE; from the coding sequence TTGCCTAGCCCCGCGCGCAAGTTCCTAAGCGCCCAAACGCTGGTGCACTACGGCCTGCATTTCGTGTTCCCGGTTGTGTTGGCGCTGGTGCTTTTTCCGCTGGCGTGGCAGGCAGCCTACCTGATGATGGTGGCCACGATGCTCATTGACCTAGACCACCTGCTGGCCAAGCCCATCTTCGACCCGCTCCGCTGCAGCGTAGGGTTTCACCCGTTGCATTCATTCTACGCCATTCCGGTGTACGCCTTGCTGTTGCTGCTGCCGGCAGCGCAACCCGTCGCGGTGGGACTGCTCTTCCACCTGTTCACGGATACGGTGGATTGCGTGTGGAACTTCTCCCACTGCCACGCGTGCTACCTCAACTCTCGCTTGTACGCCCTGCACCATTGGATGCGGAAACTACTGCGCCGCTCGCCACCGGAGTAG
- a CDS encoding toxin-antitoxin system YwqK family antitoxin, translating into MAQRPKPAAVSLPPADTIYFDRDWERTETLEEVAYARIAHRDASGKPVGTVRDYFYPSWKKQWEGKLAGETPDKPHGLCCGWHENGLVSFRGTYLNGVQQADFRSWREDGREIKCRAVVQDALPLSNATLHCSNCMHSSRNVFTVDIPDGTVGVVYKLDVRDEGQPPISWSTALAVAAVASSGGTAAPALLGTAATALTKQGNNAPPTVSTKCHWYITADPAAAQQFLATKGTITNGNACLRAAVNTPQETRPITLPPGTRQLFVCVNNDNYTTDATATLSVTALVQTCK; encoded by the coding sequence TTGGCCCAGCGACCTAAGCCGGCAGCGGTTAGTCTACCACCCGCCGATACCATCTACTTTGACCGCGACTGGGAACGAACCGAAACGCTGGAGGAAGTAGCCTATGCGCGCATTGCGCACCGCGACGCTTCCGGCAAGCCGGTGGGCACGGTGCGTGACTACTTCTACCCGTCGTGGAAAAAACAATGGGAAGGCAAGCTCGCGGGCGAAACGCCCGACAAGCCGCATGGGCTGTGTTGCGGCTGGCACGAGAACGGCTTGGTCAGCTTCCGGGGTACGTACCTGAATGGCGTGCAACAGGCGGATTTTCGCAGCTGGCGCGAGGACGGGCGGGAAATCAAGTGCCGGGCCGTGGTGCAGGACGCGTTGCCGCTGAGCAACGCCACGCTGCACTGCAGCAACTGCATGCATAGCAGCCGCAACGTGTTCACCGTGGATATTCCGGACGGGACGGTGGGCGTGGTCTATAAGCTTGACGTGCGCGACGAGGGGCAGCCCCCCATTTCCTGGTCGACGGCGCTGGCGGTAGCGGCCGTAGCCAGCAGCGGCGGCACGGCCGCCCCGGCCCTACTGGGCACCGCGGCTACGGCCCTCACCAAGCAGGGGAACAATGCCCCGCCAACGGTCAGCACCAAATGCCACTGGTACATCACCGCCGACCCAGCCGCGGCGCAACAGTTCCTGGCCACCAAAGGCACTATCACCAACGGCAATGCCTGCTTGCGAGCAGCCGTGAACACGCCGCAAGAAACCCGGCCCATCACGCTGCCCCCAGGCACGCGGCAGCTGTTCGTGTGCGTAAACAACGACAACTACACGACCGACGCGACGGCTACCCTCAGCGTAACGGCGCTGGTCCAGACGTGCAAGTAA
- a CDS encoding tyrosine-type recombinase/integrase: MSTVPVVLPSPASTGLAHLAEQTARYVEAGLQGAPNTARAYAGDWRRFSAWCTEHGQVALPASVDTLAGFVTHLAEAEKKVATIQRHCAAISKAHALRDLASPTDDKKFKVLLEGISRVKGTRQKQAPAFSLASFKRTVKHIDASTPAGLRDRVILLLGFTGAFRRSELSALDLEDLTFSDEGLTIDLKRSKTNQLGEAEEKAIFYSPDPSLCPIRTLQTWLRMLGRTTGPVLVSLRKGGRLTERRLTDVHLNKIVQRHLGPKFTAHSLRASFVTVAKLNGADDSEVMNQTKHKTSSMIRRYTRLDNVRQHNAAQKLGL; this comes from the coding sequence ATGAGCACCGTCCCCGTCGTCCTGCCTTCGCCCGCGTCCACCGGCCTTGCGCACCTGGCTGAGCAGACTGCCCGCTACGTCGAGGCCGGCCTGCAGGGCGCGCCCAATACGGCCCGGGCCTACGCGGGCGATTGGCGCCGCTTCTCGGCCTGGTGCACCGAGCACGGGCAGGTGGCACTGCCGGCGTCGGTAGATACGCTCGCCGGGTTTGTGACGCACCTAGCCGAAGCTGAGAAGAAGGTGGCCACCATCCAGCGCCACTGCGCGGCCATCAGCAAAGCCCACGCGCTACGGGACTTGGCCTCGCCCACGGACGACAAAAAATTTAAGGTGCTACTCGAAGGTATCAGCCGGGTGAAAGGCACCCGCCAGAAGCAGGCGCCGGCATTTTCGTTGGCCAGCTTCAAGCGCACCGTCAAGCACATCGACGCCTCGACGCCGGCGGGCCTGCGTGACCGGGTAATTTTGCTGCTGGGCTTCACGGGAGCATTTCGTCGTTCCGAACTGTCCGCCCTCGACTTGGAGGACCTTACATTTTCGGACGAAGGGCTGACCATCGACCTGAAGCGCAGCAAGACCAACCAATTGGGGGAAGCCGAGGAAAAGGCCATTTTCTACTCCCCGGACCCTTCGCTGTGTCCCATCCGCACGCTGCAGACCTGGCTACGGATGCTCGGCCGAACTACCGGGCCCGTGCTGGTCTCCCTGCGTAAGGGCGGGCGCCTGACTGAGCGCCGGCTGACGGATGTTCACTTAAATAAGATTGTGCAGCGGCACCTGGGCCCGAAGTTCACCGCTCATTCTTTGCGGGCTTCGTTCGTAACGGTGGCCAAGCTCAATGGCGCCGATGACTCAGAGGTGATGAACCAGACCAAGCATAAGACGAGCTCTATGATACGGCGCTATACCCGCCTCGATAATGTACGGCAGCACAACGCGGCTCAGAAATTGGGGCTGTAG
- a CDS encoding AAA family ATPase, with amino-acid sequence MPQRITQLRLTNFRGATQPVTIKFTPEKGGVKTNVVVIFGENGTGKSTIVDALDVIGNTSFGSLIRPGIQAPQKYVASLTRDAQSVEAELTTQAGHTRKATLSGKTVVISSGTADAIMPEIRVLRRRDLLQLIEATPAKRYEAIQKFIAVAGVDSAEAALRADCNAVEKQLGTAEATRAQAAESLQALWEQERQPDEPAQDALTWATYRAAENVSELQSRLGFLAKGPAGIQQLAGIVGQWQQTQAKFTLEQDGLDIANAALQNQNQDATARSTELISLLSSAERYLAPPVEPSSCPLCDNSVQADVLRSRIQTQLAQLQTSRLLLQKVTEAQARFKTASDEKTRCNQELVRVIQAMGAHFTKHEPAAVQELRIDWPAQVIELAVANDDTSIKVAALSEKLVAVKEAVQSECDTLQTRLAVYNNIKTQAQSLSKSMDEVTHLEAVLDRLRKACTLIVDKRRDFVQAILDEIIGEVNALYQFIHPGEKIGLHRLEMDDAKRASLDQQATFEDKDGVVPQAYFSESHLDTFGFCLWLALAKRDNPKQLVLVLDDVFTSVDAQHFRRISDLLAAQAANFQQVIIATHNRLWHDYYKISGASVHLLKLERWTLARGLRPHEDQILATELAAALEADIFDRQAVASKAGVLLENVLDNLAAYYECSLKYRPGRGHTLGDLLRTTKKLFQTAKVRRVRRDTQGHPLAPHLEENWVEITLKQHHEKLDAIKLIRNEVGAHFNALGNDWSDNDVREFGQAAYDLAEALACQQCGHIPKNLRTDHRGCGCDAKHQTQLYPLSLN; translated from the coding sequence ATGCCGCAACGCATCACACAGCTTAGACTGACGAATTTTCGGGGTGCCACGCAGCCGGTCACTATCAAATTCACTCCTGAGAAAGGTGGGGTGAAAACCAATGTTGTTGTCATTTTCGGGGAGAATGGCACTGGTAAATCTACGATTGTGGATGCACTGGATGTAATCGGGAATACATCGTTTGGCTCCCTCATCCGGCCCGGTATTCAAGCGCCGCAAAAGTATGTGGCTTCGCTTACGCGGGATGCACAATCGGTCGAAGCGGAACTGACGACCCAGGCGGGGCATACCCGCAAGGCTACGCTAAGCGGCAAGACGGTGGTCATCTCATCTGGCACCGCTGATGCTATTATGCCCGAAATTCGGGTATTACGTCGGCGCGATTTACTTCAGCTCATCGAGGCTACGCCGGCGAAGCGTTACGAGGCCATTCAGAAGTTTATCGCCGTAGCGGGGGTAGACAGTGCGGAAGCCGCTTTGCGAGCAGACTGTAACGCCGTAGAAAAGCAGCTTGGCACCGCTGAAGCTACCCGAGCACAAGCAGCGGAATCATTGCAGGCACTCTGGGAGCAGGAAAGGCAGCCGGACGAACCAGCTCAGGACGCATTGACCTGGGCCACGTACCGCGCTGCTGAAAATGTAAGCGAGCTGCAAAGCCGGCTCGGTTTCCTGGCCAAAGGCCCTGCTGGAATACAGCAACTCGCAGGTATCGTGGGGCAATGGCAGCAGACCCAGGCCAAGTTCACCCTTGAACAAGATGGCCTAGATATCGCCAACGCTGCCCTGCAAAACCAGAATCAGGATGCCACTGCCAGAAGCACTGAGCTTATCAGCCTGCTGAGCTCTGCCGAGCGATATTTAGCGCCGCCAGTCGAGCCGAGCAGCTGCCCCTTGTGTGATAACAGCGTGCAGGCAGATGTACTTCGCTCACGTATTCAGACGCAACTCGCCCAACTGCAAACCTCTCGTCTGCTTCTACAAAAAGTAACTGAAGCTCAGGCCCGCTTCAAAACAGCAAGTGATGAAAAGACGCGCTGTAATCAGGAACTGGTGCGGGTAATCCAGGCTATGGGGGCGCACTTTACGAAGCACGAGCCAGCAGCTGTGCAGGAGTTGCGTATCGACTGGCCTGCGCAGGTCATAGAATTGGCCGTGGCCAATGATGACACTAGCATCAAGGTCGCGGCACTAAGCGAGAAGCTGGTTGCCGTTAAAGAAGCGGTGCAATCGGAGTGCGACACGCTACAAACCCGCCTTGCCGTTTACAACAACATCAAAACGCAGGCCCAGTCGTTAAGCAAGAGTATGGATGAGGTAACTCATCTGGAGGCCGTATTGGACCGCCTGCGCAAGGCCTGCACGCTGATAGTAGATAAGCGCCGCGACTTTGTACAGGCCATTCTGGATGAAATTATTGGGGAGGTGAATGCCCTTTATCAATTTATCCACCCCGGCGAAAAAATTGGCCTGCACCGGCTCGAAATGGATGATGCGAAGCGTGCTTCGCTCGACCAGCAAGCCACCTTTGAAGATAAAGACGGGGTGGTGCCCCAAGCCTATTTCAGCGAGTCGCACCTCGACACGTTTGGGTTCTGTCTATGGCTGGCCTTGGCCAAGCGCGACAACCCGAAGCAGTTGGTACTTGTACTCGACGACGTCTTTACGTCGGTTGATGCGCAGCACTTCCGTCGGATTTCGGATTTACTGGCGGCGCAAGCGGCTAATTTTCAGCAGGTCATTATCGCCACGCATAACCGGCTCTGGCACGACTATTACAAAATCAGCGGTGCCAGCGTGCATCTGCTCAAGCTCGAACGCTGGACGCTGGCTCGGGGCCTGCGGCCCCACGAGGACCAGATTCTGGCGACCGAGCTGGCCGCAGCTCTGGAGGCAGACATCTTTGACCGGCAGGCAGTAGCATCAAAGGCGGGCGTACTGCTGGAGAATGTCCTCGACAACCTGGCCGCTTACTACGAATGCAGCCTGAAGTACCGGCCGGGCCGTGGACATACGTTGGGTGATTTGCTGCGCACCACCAAAAAGCTGTTCCAGACGGCGAAAGTGCGGCGGGTGCGACGGGATACGCAGGGGCATCCCCTCGCACCGCACCTAGAAGAAAACTGGGTGGAAATCACTCTGAAGCAGCACCACGAAAAGCTTGACGCTATCAAGCTTATTCGCAACGAAGTGGGAGCACATTTTAACGCCCTGGGCAACGATTGGTCGGATAACGATGTGCGCGAGTTTGGGCAGGCAGCCTACGACCTGGCCGAGGCCCTGGCCTGCCAGCAGTGTGGCCACATTCCCAAGAACCTGCGCACCGACCACCGCGGCTGCGGCTGCGATGCCAAACACCAAACGCAGCTTTACCCGCTTAGCCTTAACTAA
- a CDS encoding Mov34/MPN/PAD-1 family protein gives MVQALQSQGLPYVRLLECRRTPEYEIVVVDIEAEVPQHPVHDVRTVERIAFGFAPADTDHQVVLALREDFPLVPHLHFGGENMPLSLCLYQTAYADLKPTWTAAALLRQLQHWLTQTARGELHAADQALEQAFYAPAERLVLPSAYFAAEATDLEPVRARIVSNVLGQTTLVALPLSASPPTAGWQVQFASFVYTTPPQVHGLIHEQPRTLGALQTYLSTENTDFLDALRQHLATSKGRSGFSWDHKLLLIVRMPKQRTVEGPIEGMEVWAFATVGTLAEIGTDVGIWRAQPNKVVELFYTDASRIGQQSPLVLLNPVCALTRELAAAYNDVSPTTTRFVAIGAGSLGSQVVNNLVRAGQGNWVWLDEDYYQPHNTARHYLPGSAVGMGKAEAMAATLQTTHEQAEVQAIAANVLKPVSDSVRIAYEAAEVVLDMSASVAVARHLTLGITSPGRRLSLFLNPSGTDLVLLAEPQDRALRLDQLEMEYYRALLRQPALQSHLHLAGRPIRYSHACRDVSVRLPQDQVALHAAIGARAVRTTVAEPEARLKIWQAQPDLTVTAHEIEVSPYTEKAMSGWTVSLSQQLVRELHAQRQARLPNETGGILVGVFDTQQRRLYIVDLIPSPADSLESPTAYVRGIKGVPAELARISECTGRQVVYVGEWHSHPDGYSIRPSEDDKNLFARLQRERQAEGLPAVMAIVGEDGTLGWHVSTMAADADEPHRGSQA, from the coding sequence ATGGTGCAAGCCCTGCAAAGTCAGGGCTTGCCCTACGTGCGGCTGCTAGAGTGCCGACGCACACCGGAATACGAAATAGTCGTGGTGGATATTGAGGCCGAAGTGCCTCAGCATCCGGTGCACGATGTGCGCACGGTCGAGCGCATTGCTTTTGGCTTCGCCCCAGCCGATACTGACCACCAGGTCGTGTTGGCACTCCGGGAGGATTTTCCATTGGTGCCCCATCTTCATTTTGGTGGCGAAAACATGCCGCTTAGCCTGTGCTTGTACCAGACCGCCTACGCCGACCTCAAGCCAACCTGGACCGCCGCCGCGCTGCTCCGGCAGTTGCAGCACTGGCTGACTCAGACGGCACGCGGTGAGCTGCACGCTGCCGACCAGGCCTTGGAACAGGCCTTTTATGCGCCAGCTGAGCGGCTCGTACTACCGTCCGCTTACTTTGCGGCTGAAGCAACCGATTTGGAGCCCGTGCGCGCCCGCATTGTCAGCAACGTGCTAGGGCAGACAACACTGGTGGCGCTGCCACTGTCGGCCAGCCCGCCCACAGCAGGCTGGCAGGTACAGTTTGCCAGCTTTGTATACACGACTCCGCCCCAGGTACACGGGCTAATTCATGAGCAGCCCCGCACCTTGGGAGCATTGCAGACCTATTTATCAACGGAAAACACGGATTTTCTGGATGCCTTGCGCCAGCACCTGGCTACCAGCAAAGGCCGTTCGGGCTTTAGCTGGGACCATAAGCTGTTGCTCATCGTGCGAATGCCCAAACAGCGTACCGTAGAAGGTCCTATCGAAGGCATGGAAGTGTGGGCTTTTGCCACAGTAGGCACGTTAGCTGAGATTGGTACGGACGTTGGAATTTGGCGAGCTCAGCCCAATAAGGTGGTCGAGCTGTTTTATACTGATGCAAGCCGCATCGGCCAGCAGAGCCCCTTAGTGTTGCTTAATCCGGTGTGTGCCCTGACGCGCGAATTAGCAGCGGCATATAACGACGTGTCCCCTACCACAACCCGCTTTGTGGCCATTGGGGCAGGTAGTTTAGGCTCGCAGGTCGTCAATAATCTGGTACGAGCCGGACAGGGCAACTGGGTGTGGCTGGACGAGGACTACTATCAGCCTCACAATACGGCCCGCCACTATTTGCCCGGCAGTGCGGTCGGTATGGGTAAGGCCGAAGCCATGGCAGCCACCCTGCAGACCACGCATGAACAAGCGGAGGTGCAGGCTATTGCAGCCAACGTGCTGAAGCCAGTTTCAGACTCGGTACGGATTGCCTACGAAGCGGCCGAGGTCGTACTGGATATGTCGGCTTCGGTAGCCGTAGCGCGGCACCTAACCTTGGGAATAACAAGCCCGGGCCGCCGCTTGTCGCTGTTTCTGAATCCGTCAGGTACAGACCTGGTGCTGCTGGCCGAGCCGCAAGACCGCGCCCTGCGCCTCGACCAGCTGGAGATGGAATATTACCGGGCGCTGCTCCGCCAACCCGCCCTACAGTCGCACCTGCACCTGGCCGGCCGGCCCATTCGCTACTCCCACGCCTGCCGCGATGTTTCGGTGCGACTGCCCCAAGACCAGGTTGCTCTGCACGCAGCTATTGGAGCCCGAGCAGTACGCACGACGGTAGCCGAGCCGGAAGCCCGCCTCAAAATCTGGCAGGCTCAGCCCGATTTAACGGTAACAGCCCATGAAATCGAGGTGTCTCCTTATACAGAAAAGGCAATGAGTGGCTGGACGGTAAGCCTTTCACAGCAACTAGTACGGGAGCTACACGCCCAACGTCAGGCTCGCCTGCCCAATGAAACAGGGGGCATACTGGTGGGCGTGTTTGATACCCAGCAGCGCCGGCTGTACATCGTGGACCTTATTCCCTCGCCAGCTGACAGCCTGGAGTCGCCCACGGCCTACGTGCGCGGCATAAAGGGTGTGCCAGCTGAGCTAGCCCGCATTAGCGAATGCACTGGTCGACAAGTAGTGTACGTCGGCGAATGGCATTCTCACCCGGACGGGTACAGCATCCGGCCCAGTGAAGACGATAAGAACCTGTTTGCCCGCCTACAGCGCGAGCGGCAGGCTGAAGGTCTGCCGGCCGTCATGGCTATTGTGGGGGAAGATGGTACCCTGGGATGGCATGTATCGACTATGGCTGCTGACGCGGACGAACCGCATCGGGGCAGCCAGGCTTAG
- a CDS encoding ComEC/Rec2 family competence protein, which translates to MHQITIFNLGNADTSRIDLANGKKLLIDYANMRCATDPKDKRIDLPVELRADLLNAKRDNYDVVAFTHLDNDHTCGASDFFELLHAAKYQGAGRVKIKELWVPAAVIVEEGCEDETRILRQEARYRLLKGEGIRVFSGPGQLDDWLASKNLTVADRAHLITNAGTLIPGFNLATDGVEFFVHSPFAGRTAGGGLALMDRNSDALTFQATFEEGGRKTRMHFFSDIDWEVIKSIVKVTEYYGRTERLEWDIFKIAHHCSYLSLSSEKGTDVTVPDAHVKKLFETYGQSRGRLISTSKPIPSNDEDKQPPHRQAAAYYKAQATRLGGEFLVTMEHKSILYPEPIVIKIDQLGASIGKLAAAAASIASGNTPPPRAGYQGN; encoded by the coding sequence ATGCACCAGATAACCATTTTTAACCTCGGAAACGCCGATACCTCGCGGATTGACCTCGCGAACGGCAAAAAGCTGCTGATTGACTACGCCAACATGCGGTGCGCCACCGACCCCAAGGACAAGCGCATTGACCTGCCGGTGGAGCTTCGCGCGGACTTGCTCAATGCCAAGCGCGACAATTACGATGTCGTTGCCTTTACGCACCTCGACAACGACCACACGTGCGGCGCTTCAGACTTTTTTGAGCTGCTGCACGCTGCTAAATACCAGGGCGCTGGCCGGGTAAAAATCAAGGAACTGTGGGTGCCTGCGGCCGTCATCGTAGAAGAGGGCTGTGAGGACGAAACCCGCATTCTGCGTCAGGAAGCTCGCTACCGCCTGCTAAAAGGTGAAGGAATTCGGGTATTCTCCGGCCCGGGCCAACTCGACGATTGGCTGGCCTCGAAGAACCTCACGGTTGCCGACCGGGCGCACCTCATTACGAACGCCGGCACCCTAATTCCCGGGTTCAACCTGGCTACCGACGGGGTGGAGTTCTTCGTGCATTCACCGTTTGCCGGCCGTACAGCCGGTGGGGGCTTGGCCCTGATGGACCGCAACAGCGACGCCCTTACCTTCCAGGCAACATTTGAGGAGGGCGGCCGCAAAACTCGTATGCACTTCTTCTCCGACATCGACTGGGAAGTCATCAAATCCATCGTGAAGGTGACCGAGTACTATGGCCGGACGGAGCGCCTGGAGTGGGACATCTTTAAGATTGCCCATCACTGTAGCTACCTGTCGCTCAGCAGCGAGAAAGGTACCGACGTGACCGTGCCGGATGCACACGTGAAAAAGCTATTCGAAACGTACGGGCAGAGCCGGGGCCGCCTCATCTCTACCAGTAAGCCAATTCCCAGCAACGACGAGGACAAACAGCCTCCGCACCGCCAGGCCGCGGCTTATTATAAAGCCCAAGCAACACGCCTCGGTGGCGAGTTCCTGGTCACGATGGAGCACAAGAGCATCTTGTATCCTGAGCCCATCGTCATCAAGATTGACCAATTAGGGGCCAGCATTGGCAAGTTGGCGGCGGCTGCCGCCAGCATCGCAAGCGGCAACACGCCTCCCCCACGGGCTGGCTACCAAGGCAATTAA